TCAACAATTTCAGCAGTTGTTTTTGGTAAACTTAATGGAATTGATGGGTTAGCAACCGTAGCTGTGACTAAAAAGATAATCATCAATACCAACATAATGTCGATCAGAGGAATGAGATTCATCTCATTCATGCCACTGTCGTGGTCTTCACCCAATTGAAAGCCCATCTTAAGCTTGACCTCCAACTAAACTTTGTTGAGTCGCTTTAGTTTCTGTTTTTGTCGCTGTTTCTTGCTGCAACATGGTATCAATTAACAGGCCATGCGCTTGATCTTGTAAATCATGTGCCAAACCACGGTTAAAACGTACACAAATGTTATAAGCCATTACCGCTGGAATCGCCACTGCAAGCCCTAGCCCCGTCATAATCAAGGCTTCACCTACGGGTGTTGCAACCTGAGCTAAACCAGCCTGTCCGCTTTTACCTACTGCAACCAGCGCATGGAAAATTCCCCACACAGTACCGAATAAACCCACAAACGGTGCCAGTGAAGCAATTGTTCCAAGCACAGAAACGCCTTTTTCTGCTTGAGATTTCTCAGCAGAGATCTGGCGAAGCAAGGCTTGTTCAGCCACAGCTTTACGTTGTTCAAACGATAAAGGTTGTAACTTTGATTTAAGTGCCACCAGCGCTTGCACAAGTTGGTTATAAGCCTGTTGTTTTAATTGGCGTGTTCCTAATAGGCGCAGAATGAAAATAGTCCACGTCGCAATCGACATTGCTAATAGGATGAAATACAGTGTTTTACTTACTGCATCTGCATGTTGCCAATAAACTGAAAAGTTCATATACGAACTCCTGATTTAATCTGTCGCAAGGACTCAAATTTATTAAGGACTAAGATCAAACGGTTGCTCTGCTCGAATTGGGTAAGCAACACCATTTTCCATATACGGTTTAAATTTCGCACTTCTGACAGCACGTAAAACTTTTTCATCTAAACTCGGTAAACCACTGCTACGAGTTACCCGAGCATTGGTAATTTTACCTTTTTCATCCGCTTCAATCAGTACCATCACGGAACGTGCCTGATTATCTAAATCTTTTGCTGTTACAGATAATTTCGGTGAACGACTCCACTGTACGCCTGAACCACCAATCGATACACGTTTTGGCGATGGATCAGCAGCTGGTTGCGGTTTGGCAACTTCCTGAACAGGTTGCGGTTTTTCAACCACTTTTTCAGTTACTGTTGTCGTAATTTTGGTTTCAACTTTTGGCTCAACCTTGGGTTCAGTTTTCTGAAGCACAGGTTTTGGCGCTTCTTTAACCTGTTGCACCTTTTCAATTTTTTTCGGTGGTGGCAACGGTTTTTCAACAACCTTCACTTCCTTCACTTCTTTTTTAGGTTCAGGCTTTGGCTTTTCTTTCGGTTTTGGTGGTTCTGGCTTAGGTGGCTCTTTAATTTTAACGAACTTTACCTTAAGCGGCTCTTTCTCGACTGGTTTTAACTCAATCGTTTTCATGTGGCTCACCGCCCACAGAACGCCTACATGTCCAATCACAACTGCAACTAAGGCAGCGATGATCTTCTTTTTCATCGGGTGTGGCGTGTTGAATGTAGCAGGAGATTGACTCATAAGAATCTAAGTACCTAATAGATGGTGACGCTTTGAAAAAAACGATTTCACTCATCGGATAGAACAATGAAAGTGCCGTAATAATAAATGAGAAGTGTTTTCATTTGCAACCGTTTTTTCTTGTATATTTGCTAAGCTTTTAAAAATAGACATAAAAAAACATGCCTTTCGGCATGTTCTGTTTAAATAGAATCAAGGCAGCGATTTAGAAAACAACGGTCTTGTTTCCGTCGACAATAATACGGTCTTCTAAATGCCATTTCACAGCGCGCGCCAAGACATTACGCTCAACGTCTTCACCCAATTCACGCAGCTGTTCAACGTTGTAATCATGGCTCACACGTTCTACATCTTGCTCAATGATCGGGCCTTGATCGAGATCAGCCGTGACATAATGTGCTGTCGCCCCAATCAACTTCACCCCTTTCTCATAGGCTTGCTTATATGGATTTGCTCCTACAAAAGCCGGCAAGAATGAATGGTGAATATTGATAATTTTCATTTCCCATTGTGATACAAAGTCCTCACTCAGGATCTGCATATAACGTGCCAAGATCAACAGGTCATTGCCTTGCATCATCTCATTGATCTGTGCATAGGCTTCAACTTTATTGTCTTTATTGACAGGGACCACATGGAATGGGATACCAAAATTTTCAACTGATTCACGTAAATCTGGATGATTTGAAATCACTTGGGTAATTTCACACGGCAATGAACCACGTGCATGGCGCCATAACAACTCCAAGAGTGCATGGTCAACTTTAGAAACCAGAATACCAACTTTTTTCAGTTCACCGACAAAATTTAGTTTCCATTGCATACCATAGCGTTCAGCAACATTTGCAGCAAAGGTCTGCATTAATGCTTCTTTACGCGATTGCAAATGATCAAGTTCAAACTCAACACGCATAAAGTAACGCCCGCCTTGAGCTTCTGTCGCGTACTGATCAAGTGCGGTAATGTTTGCTCCCTGATGATACAAAAAGCTCGATACGGCTTGCACGATCCCCGGCTTGTCTTCACAAGTAATCAGTAATCGTGCTGTGTGGGCTGTAGTCGTGTTCATTTGGTTAATATCACTTATTCGAATCAAATTAAAATCAAGCCGAGCATTCTAACCCTTTTTTGCGGTTGACTAAATAGCTGCTGTCGATCTATTCATCATCATTTTTAAGATTAGATAAACTGGCAAACAAATCTGATGGTCCCAGTGATTTCAATAATTGCTCATAAGTTTGACGGCTTTCACCCATTAAATATGGACCTTCCAAGAACACCATTTGGCGTAAGGCCTGCCAGACCCACTTTTCTTCAAGACGATTGTTATCGCTAATATGCCCCGACATATATAAGAAGTTGGTCCAGTTAGTCAGTACAATCCACAAGTTGATGATCAAGGCTTCAATTTCCGAGTCAGTCATGTTCATCAAACCGGCATCCACGAAGGCACGATAAATTTTCTGACCCTGCTGCATGACCTGACCAGCAAAACGCGGGTAAATCTTCCGAAAGTCGTCATTATTTTCAACAAGATGATAAACATCACGGTGAATAAAGCGGTAAGCCCAAAGCTGATTACTCAGCACCTGAAAATAACTGATTTTATCGTTGGCATTTAACGGACGATCTGTTGGTAAAGCCAACATTTCCAAAGTTTCAGCCTGATACTGCTGTGCCAGTTCCT
The DNA window shown above is from Acinetobacter colistiniresistens and carries:
- a CDS encoding MotA/TolQ/ExbB proton channel family protein — protein: MNFSVYWQHADAVSKTLYFILLAMSIATWTIFILRLLGTRQLKQQAYNQLVQALVALKSKLQPLSFEQRKAVAEQALLRQISAEKSQAEKGVSVLGTIASLAPFVGLFGTVWGIFHALVAVGKSGQAGLAQVATPVGEALIMTGLGLAVAIPAVMAYNICVRFNRGLAHDLQDQAHGLLIDTMLQQETATKTETKATQQSLVGGQA
- a CDS encoding energy transducer TonB translates to MSQSPATFNTPHPMKKKIIAALVAVVIGHVGVLWAVSHMKTIELKPVEKEPLKVKFVKIKEPPKPEPPKPKEKPKPEPKKEVKEVKVVEKPLPPPKKIEKVQQVKEAPKPVLQKTEPKVEPKVETKITTTVTEKVVEKPQPVQEVAKPQPAADPSPKRVSIGGSGVQWSRSPKLSVTAKDLDNQARSVMVLIEADEKGKITNARVTRSSGLPSLDEKVLRAVRSAKFKPYMENGVAYPIRAEQPFDLSP
- the purU gene encoding formyltetrahydrofolate deformylase; its protein translation is MNTTTAHTARLLITCEDKPGIVQAVSSFLYHQGANITALDQYATEAQGGRYFMRVEFELDHLQSRKEALMQTFAANVAERYGMQWKLNFVGELKKVGILVSKVDHALLELLWRHARGSLPCEITQVISNHPDLRESVENFGIPFHVVPVNKDNKVEAYAQINEMMQGNDLLILARYMQILSEDFVSQWEMKIINIHHSFLPAFVGANPYKQAYEKGVKLIGATAHYVTADLDQGPIIEQDVERVSHDYNVEQLRELGEDVERNVLARAVKWHLEDRIIVDGNKTVVF
- a CDS encoding TetR/AcrR family transcriptional regulator; translation: MSHAKPNKTKDRILQISLQLFNERGERSVTTNHIAAELGISPGNLYYHFRNKQEIIKELAQQYQAETLEMLALPTDRPLNANDKISYFQVLSNQLWAYRFIHRDVYHLVENNDDFRKIYPRFAGQVMQQGQKIYRAFVDAGLMNMTDSEIEALIINLWIVLTNWTNFLYMSGHISDNNRLEEKWVWQALRQMVFLEGPYLMGESRQTYEQLLKSLGPSDLFASLSNLKNDDE